The following are encoded in a window of Etheostoma cragini isolate CJK2018 chromosome 7, CSU_Ecrag_1.0, whole genome shotgun sequence genomic DNA:
- the b4galt3 gene encoding beta-1,4-galactosyltransferase 3 isoform X2, with protein sequence MRKCTLPSSTPEPALSAAPFPSSPSAYIHPRGLVSVLVHTTEAEFDYSRPHDVYTNLSHLGVPPPPPRNSGTGPPATGPPLRDCQIPSPLLVGPVSVHLFSPLSMEEIRQRNPLVLPGGRYRPPDCEPRHHTAIVVPYRNRQTHLRALLYHLHPFLQRQQIHYSIYIVQQWGNGTFNRAKLLNVGVREALRDEDWSCIFLHDVDLLPENDHNTYTCHKQFPTHLSVAMDKFKYRLPYPQYFGGVSAVTPDQYMKMNGFPNQYWGWGGEDDDIAARVRLSGMKIMRPPVAIGHYKMIKHKGDRGNEQNPRRFDLLKRTRLNWRSDGLNSLTYELLSRELEPLYTNLTVDIGEDPRLPQRKVPSPVKTTTPVNQRSTGKTGGTAKQEKRQESKVANMTVAKPAGEPAQSKAANQTTQEKTGVVK encoded by the exons ATGAGAAAATGCACACTTCCCTCCAGCACGCCTGAGCCTGCACTCAGCGCTGcccccttcccctcctctccttctgcaTATATTCACCCCAG AGGCCTGGTGTCTGTCCTGGTGCACACCACAGAGGCGGAGTTCGATTACTCTCGACCTCACGACGTTTATACCAACCTCAGTCATCTGGGAGTACCACCTCCCCCGCCTCGCAACTCTGGCACTGGACCCCCTGCCACAGGACCACCGCTGAGAGACTGCCAGATCCCTTCCCCGCTGCTGG TTGGACCTGTGTCTGtccatcttttctctcctctgtctatGGAGGAGATCAGACAGAGGAACCCGTTAGTGTTGCCAGGCGGACGCTACCGACCTCCAGACTGTGAGCCCCGCCACCACACGGCTATAGTGGTACCATACCGGAACCGGCAGACCCACCTTCGTGCCCTCCTCTACCACCTCCACCCCTTCCTGCAAAGACAGCAGATCCACTACAGCATATATATAGTACAGCAG TGGGGGAACGGTACTTTTAACCGAGCCAAGTTGCTGAATGTTGGGGTGCGGGAGGCCCTCAGAGATGAAGACTGGAGCTGCATCTTCCTGCACGATGTTGACCTGCTGCCCGAGAATGACCACAACACTTATACCTGCCACAAACAGTTCCCCACACACCTGTCTGTGGCCATGGACAAGTTCAAATACAG GCTGCCGTACCCACAGTATTTTGGCGGGGTTTCTGCAGTGACCCCAGACCAGTACATGAAGATGAACGGCTTCCCTAACCAGTACTGGGGCTGGGGTGGAGAGGATGATGACATTGCTGCCAG AGTTCGTCTATCTGGCATGAAGATCATGCGCCCTCCAGTGGCCATTGGCCATTACAAGATGATCAAGCATAAAGGAGACAGAGGCAATGAACAAAACCCACGCAG ATTTGACCTTCTGAAAAGGACCAGACTCAACTGGCGCTCTGATGGCCTCAACTCTTTGACCTACGAGCTCCTTTCCAGAGAGCTGGAGCCTCTCTACACCAACCTCACCGTCGACATTGGAGAAGATCCTAGACTGCCCCAGAGGAAAGTACCCTCccctgtaaaaacaacaacccctGTCAACCAACGTAGCACCGGTAAGACCGGAGGCACAGCCAAACAGGAGAAGAGGCAAGAGAGCAAAGTGGCAAACATGACTGTGGCCAAGCCGGCTGGTGAACCCGCCCAATCAAAGGCAGCaaatcaaacaacacaggagaaGACAGGTGTGGTGAAATAG
- the b4galt3 gene encoding beta-1,4-galactosyltransferase 3 isoform X1, producing MACYGRSLDSPCTLALLVGFQFAFVLYFSLGGFRGLVSVLVHTTEAEFDYSRPHDVYTNLSHLGVPPPPPRNSGTGPPATGPPLRDCQIPSPLLVGPVSVHLFSPLSMEEIRQRNPLVLPGGRYRPPDCEPRHHTAIVVPYRNRQTHLRALLYHLHPFLQRQQIHYSIYIVQQWGNGTFNRAKLLNVGVREALRDEDWSCIFLHDVDLLPENDHNTYTCHKQFPTHLSVAMDKFKYRLPYPQYFGGVSAVTPDQYMKMNGFPNQYWGWGGEDDDIAARVRLSGMKIMRPPVAIGHYKMIKHKGDRGNEQNPRRFDLLKRTRLNWRSDGLNSLTYELLSRELEPLYTNLTVDIGEDPRLPQRKVPSPVKTTTPVNQRSTGKTGGTAKQEKRQESKVANMTVAKPAGEPAQSKAANQTTQEKTGVVK from the exons ATGGCTTGCTACGGACGCTCTCTGGACTCCCCATGCACACTAGCCTTGCTGGTGGGCTTCCAGTTTGCCTTTGTTCTCTATTTCTCCCTTGGGGGCTTCAGAGGCCTGGTGTCTGTCCTGGTGCACACCACAGAGGCGGAGTTCGATTACTCTCGACCTCACGACGTTTATACCAACCTCAGTCATCTGGGAGTACCACCTCCCCCGCCTCGCAACTCTGGCACTGGACCCCCTGCCACAGGACCACCGCTGAGAGACTGCCAGATCCCTTCCCCGCTGCTGG TTGGACCTGTGTCTGtccatcttttctctcctctgtctatGGAGGAGATCAGACAGAGGAACCCGTTAGTGTTGCCAGGCGGACGCTACCGACCTCCAGACTGTGAGCCCCGCCACCACACGGCTATAGTGGTACCATACCGGAACCGGCAGACCCACCTTCGTGCCCTCCTCTACCACCTCCACCCCTTCCTGCAAAGACAGCAGATCCACTACAGCATATATATAGTACAGCAG TGGGGGAACGGTACTTTTAACCGAGCCAAGTTGCTGAATGTTGGGGTGCGGGAGGCCCTCAGAGATGAAGACTGGAGCTGCATCTTCCTGCACGATGTTGACCTGCTGCCCGAGAATGACCACAACACTTATACCTGCCACAAACAGTTCCCCACACACCTGTCTGTGGCCATGGACAAGTTCAAATACAG GCTGCCGTACCCACAGTATTTTGGCGGGGTTTCTGCAGTGACCCCAGACCAGTACATGAAGATGAACGGCTTCCCTAACCAGTACTGGGGCTGGGGTGGAGAGGATGATGACATTGCTGCCAG AGTTCGTCTATCTGGCATGAAGATCATGCGCCCTCCAGTGGCCATTGGCCATTACAAGATGATCAAGCATAAAGGAGACAGAGGCAATGAACAAAACCCACGCAG ATTTGACCTTCTGAAAAGGACCAGACTCAACTGGCGCTCTGATGGCCTCAACTCTTTGACCTACGAGCTCCTTTCCAGAGAGCTGGAGCCTCTCTACACCAACCTCACCGTCGACATTGGAGAAGATCCTAGACTGCCCCAGAGGAAAGTACCCTCccctgtaaaaacaacaacccctGTCAACCAACGTAGCACCGGTAAGACCGGAGGCACAGCCAAACAGGAGAAGAGGCAAGAGAGCAAAGTGGCAAACATGACTGTGGCCAAGCCGGCTGGTGAACCCGCCCAATCAAAGGCAGCaaatcaaacaacacaggagaaGACAGGTGTGGTGAAATAG